One Triticum dicoccoides isolate Atlit2015 ecotype Zavitan chromosome 4B, WEW_v2.0, whole genome shotgun sequence genomic window carries:
- the LOC119293332 gene encoding uncharacterized protein LOC119293332, with amino-acid sequence MAKYAEMLDMGVRIAARFHSHCPQTARMYYKPPQSASTSGAAEAGTTDRRAAGFDGGEDVAAAFRPFAASGALGAGVQPRFGFDTAQVVIYEVV; translated from the coding sequence ATGGCCAAGTACGCGGAGATGCTGGACATGGGCGTGCGCATCGCGGCCAGGTTCCACTCCCACTGCCCGCAGACCGCGCGCATGTACTACAAGCCGCCGCAGTCCGCCTCCACGTCGGGCGCCGCCGAGGCCGGCACGACGGACCGGAGGGCCGCCGGCTTCGACGGCGGCGAGGACGTGGCTGCTGCCTTCCGGCCCTTCGCCGCCTCGGGAGCTCTCGGCGCCGGCGTCCAGCCGCGGTTCGGCTTCGACACCGCGCAGGTCGTCATCTACGAGGTCGTATGA